The genomic DNA AGGGCGCCATCGTCTCGTACGAGTCCCGCTACGACCACTGGATCGGCGGCGAGTACGTCCCGCCGGTCCGCGGTCAGTACTTCGAGAACCCGAGCCCCGTCAACGGCCGCCCGTTCACCGAGATCGCCCGCGGCACCGCCGAGGACATCGAACGCGCCCTGGACGCGGCGCACGCCGCCGCCCCTGCCTGGGGAGCCACGGCCGCCGGGGAGCGCGCGTCGGTCCTCAACCGGATAGCCGACCGGATGGAGGCGCACCTGGAGGAGCTGGCCGTCGCCGAGAGCTGGGACAACGGCAAGCCTGTGCGGGAGACACTGGCCGCCGACATCCCGCTCGCCATCGACCACTTCCGGTACTTCGCGGGTGCGCTGCGGGCCCAGGAGGGTTCGCTCAGCGAGATCGACGACGACACCGTTGCGTACCACTTCCACGAACCGCTCGGCGTGGTCGCTCAGATCATCCCGTGGAACTTCCCGATCCTGATGGCGACCTGGAAGCTGGCCCCGGCGCTCGCCGCAGGCAACGCGGTCGTCCTGAAGCCGGCCGAGCAGACCCCGGCCTCCATCCATGTGTGGCTGAGCCTGGTCGCCGATCTGCTGCCGCCGGGTGTCGTCAACATCGTCAACGGCTTCGGCGCGGAGGCCGGCAAGCCGCTCGCCTCCAGCCCGCGCGTCGCGAAGATCGCCTTCACCGGCGAGACCACGACCGGGCGGCTGATCATGCAGTACGCCTCCGAGAACATCAAGCCGGTGACGCTGGAGCTGGGTGGCAAGTCACCGAACATCTTCTTCGACGACGTCTGGTCGGCGAACGACGACTTCCGCGACAAGGCCCTCGAAGGGTTCACGATGTTCGCCCTCAACCAGGGCGAGGTGTGCACCTGTCCGTCACGTGCGCTGATCCAGCGCGGCCACTACAGCGAGTTCCTTGAAGCGGGGATCGCCCGTACCGAGCAGATCGTGCCGGGCCACCCGCTGGACACGGACACCATGATCGGCGCGCAGGCCTCCAACGACCAGCTGCAGAAGATCCTTTCCTATCTGGACATCGGCCAGCAGGAGGGCGCAAAGGTCCTGTCGGGTGGTCAGAAGATCGACTACGACGGCGAGCTGGCGGGCGGCTACTACGTCCAGCCGACCATCTTCGAGGGCGACAACCGGATGCGGGTCTTCCAGGAGGAGATCTTCGGCCCGGTCGTCGCGGTGACGTCATTCTCGGACTTCGACGACGCGATCAGGACGGCGAACGACACGCTGTACGGCCTCGGTGCGGGCGTCTGGACCCGCGACGTCAACACCGCGTACCGGGCGGGCCGCGCGATCCAGGCGGGCCGGGTGTGGACGAACTGCTACCACGCCTACCCCGCGCATGCGGCCTTCGGCGGCTACAAGCAGTCAGGGATCGGCAGGGAGAACCACAAGATGATGCTGGAGCACTACCAGCAGACGAAGAATCTGCTGGTGTCGTACTCGCCGAAGAAGCTGGGCTTCTTCTAGGGCATGAGAAAAGGTGCCTGACCTAGGCTTTCACCGGTCAGGCACCTGCCGCTCGGCGCCAGGTCGATCACGGGCGTCCCTCAACGGCGTCGAGATCGGTGGCCAAGAGGTCTCGACCTTCGGCGCCGGCAATCATCGGGCCCCCGGGACTCATGCCAGGCGAAGCTCTTGGACTCGCCCTTGAGGCCACGGTGGACGTGCAGCCGGTAGAAGAAGTGCGGCCGGCTGACCGGCCCACAACTGGCAGTTGGCGGGAAGTCGTCGTGAGTTACTAGCGGCGGCTCTCCGCGTCCAGGGCCGGGTCCGGCACCGTGGCGCCCGCCCTCGTGGGTGCCCAAAGGGTCGCCGCGGAGAGCAGGGTCACGGCCGCCGCGCCCATGAGCATGGGTGCGTTGCCGAGCCAGGCGGCCAGCGCGCCCCCCGCAAGGGCTCCGACCGGCACCGTCGTGAGCAGTACCGCCTGCACGAGTCCCGCGGCGCGGCCCTGCATGCCGTCAGGGGTGACCAGTTGCTGCGTGGTCGTCATGGAGATCATCCATACGGTACCGGAGAGGCCGTAGCAGACCTGGTACGCGACCAACACGGGGAAGGCGAGGCCCAGCGACGCGGCCGGGATCAGGAACACGGCAGCGCCTGCTGCAAGTCCGAAGATCTGCGTGGCCCGCCACAACCCCGAGGTCCTGGCGAAGCGTCCGGCGAGCAGGGCGCCCGCCAGGGCGGCCGCGCTGTAGGCCGCGTACGTCGTACCCAACTGCCAGGCGGGCAGGGCAAGATCACGGGTCGCGTAGAAGACGTAGAGGGCGGCCGCCGCACCGCTGCCGAGGTTGAGTCCAGCGCCCGCCAGGACCATGCGGCGCAGCCGGCGCTCGGCGCGCACCACCGCGAGTCCCGTACGCAGCGAGCCGACCAGGGACTTCGCGCGGGCGGGCTCCCGCGAGCCTGTCAGCGCATCCAGCGCGGCGGGCAGCGCGAAC from Streptomyces sp. NBC_01707 includes the following:
- a CDS encoding aldehyde dehydrogenase family protein; translated protein: MTRYAAPGTEGAIVSYESRYDHWIGGEYVPPVRGQYFENPSPVNGRPFTEIARGTAEDIERALDAAHAAAPAWGATAAGERASVLNRIADRMEAHLEELAVAESWDNGKPVRETLAADIPLAIDHFRYFAGALRAQEGSLSEIDDDTVAYHFHEPLGVVAQIIPWNFPILMATWKLAPALAAGNAVVLKPAEQTPASIHVWLSLVADLLPPGVVNIVNGFGAEAGKPLASSPRVAKIAFTGETTTGRLIMQYASENIKPVTLELGGKSPNIFFDDVWSANDDFRDKALEGFTMFALNQGEVCTCPSRALIQRGHYSEFLEAGIARTEQIVPGHPLDTDTMIGAQASNDQLQKILSYLDIGQQEGAKVLSGGQKIDYDGELAGGYYVQPTIFEGDNRMRVFQEEIFGPVVAVTSFSDFDDAIRTANDTLYGLGAGVWTRDVNTAYRAGRAIQAGRVWTNCYHAYPAHAAFGGYKQSGIGRENHKMMLEHYQQTKNLLVSYSPKKLGFF
- a CDS encoding MFS transporter, whose product is MGASLADGTVPLRRHRPFVLLCGEQVASSVGRQITALALPLLAVTDLGAGAFGAAALLALTYLPGAVLSPLAGAIVDRIRLRRLLVWLTTLQTLVVGSIPLAGAVGHVTLAHLYVVAGVSGTLTFTLSVALQAALPRVVGPERLLAANSGLTAARTSGQVGGPALGGVVVGLLGADAALLAGSAAYAIEAFILFALPAALDALTGSREPARAKSLVGSLRTGLAVVRAERRLRRMVLAGAGLNLGSGAAAALYVFYATRDLALPAWQLGTTYAAYSAAALAGALLAGRFARTSGLWRATQIFGLAAGAAVFLIPAASLGLAFPVLVAYQVCYGLSGTVWMISMTTTQQLVTPDGMQGRAAGLVQAVLLTTVPVGALAGGALAAWLGNAPMLMGAAAVTLLSAATLWAPTRAGATVPDPALDAESRR